Proteins from one Bradyrhizobium roseum genomic window:
- a CDS encoding extracellular catalytic domain type 1 short-chain-length polyhydroxyalkanoate depolymerase, which translates to MLNQDIIREATRLTRAGQLVEATALLQRMLHGERTEHAPPRSRSHVALPGPIIIDAKANVIEEPQNTPSSASAPAGPPRKTHSLVDRKKRRPVIEMPGVLKRAPLSSPEVVPEGARFIEATYRSPAGSRTYKLFIPSGYRQQPLPLAVMLHGCTQSPDDFAAGTRMNLLAEELNCLVVYPAQPSQANQAKCWNWFRKEDQQRGRGEPSLIAGITREIMEQYSVDRKRVYVAGLSAGAAAAAVMGATYGDLYAAIGIHSGLPCGVATDLPSALLAMRQGGLDRKFVSGGPSPVPTIVFHGDRDTTVHPNNGDHIVEQSVRALNTQKTVHRGQISGGHAYTRTVLTDAHGREMLEHWNVHGGGHAWSGGSPAGSYTDPRGPDATREMLRFFLGHSLSEE; encoded by the coding sequence ATGCTGAACCAGGACATCATCCGGGAAGCCACCCGCCTCACCCGCGCGGGCCAACTCGTTGAAGCCACCGCGCTGCTGCAACGCATGCTTCACGGCGAGCGCACGGAACACGCGCCGCCGCGCAGCCGCAGTCACGTCGCTCTCCCCGGCCCGATCATCATCGACGCAAAGGCCAACGTGATCGAGGAGCCGCAGAACACACCGTCATCCGCATCAGCCCCCGCTGGGCCGCCGCGCAAGACCCACTCCTTGGTGGATCGCAAAAAGCGACGCCCCGTGATCGAAATGCCCGGCGTCTTGAAACGCGCCCCGCTGAGTTCACCGGAGGTCGTGCCGGAGGGCGCCCGTTTCATCGAAGCGACATACCGCAGTCCGGCGGGAAGCCGTACCTACAAGCTGTTCATCCCGAGTGGCTATCGCCAGCAGCCGCTTCCTCTGGCCGTAATGCTTCACGGCTGTACCCAGTCGCCGGACGATTTCGCCGCCGGCACGCGCATGAACCTGCTCGCGGAGGAGCTCAATTGCCTTGTGGTCTATCCCGCTCAACCGAGCCAGGCCAACCAGGCGAAATGCTGGAACTGGTTTCGCAAGGAGGACCAGCAGCGAGGCCGAGGCGAGCCGTCGCTGATCGCGGGCATTACGCGAGAAATCATGGAACAATATTCGGTCGATCGAAAGCGCGTCTACGTGGCCGGACTGTCGGCCGGCGCAGCCGCAGCGGCCGTGATGGGCGCGACGTATGGCGATTTGTATGCCGCCATCGGCATCCACTCCGGCCTGCCATGCGGCGTCGCCACGGATCTTCCCTCCGCGCTTCTCGCCATGCGACAGGGAGGATTGGATCGCAAGTTCGTTTCAGGTGGCCCGTCTCCCGTTCCCACCATCGTCTTCCACGGCGATCGCGACACGACCGTGCATCCCAACAACGGCGATCACATCGTTGAGCAGTCCGTGAGGGCCTTGAACACACAAAAGACCGTGCATCGGGGACAGATCTCCGGCGGTCACGCCTATACGAGAACGGTCCTGACCGATGCGCATGGACGCGAAATGCTGGAGCACTGGAATGTCCACGGCGGCGGACATGCATGGTCCGGCGGCAGCCCCGCAGGCTCCTATACCGATCCGCGAGGACCGGATGCAACCAGAGAAATGTTGCGTTTCTTCCTGGGGCATTCGCTGTCGGAGGAGTGA
- a CDS encoding energy transducer TonB yields the protein MISPRRAPAVCCAAALLWLAAAAHAQAGPGQIDTIKDVYAKLYSCWRPPASRANLMDITVIVSFNREGAILGQPRITYESPSAGDDDRLVYRIAVMETLQRCSPLPFTEGLGGAVAGRPFAVTFRSRKRPPKPEEKRAWLIQKIL from the coding sequence ATGATCTCGCCGCGCCGCGCGCCAGCCGTCTGTTGCGCCGCCGCGTTGCTGTGGCTTGCGGCGGCGGCGCACGCGCAGGCCGGCCCCGGTCAGATCGACACCATCAAGGACGTCTACGCCAAACTGTATTCCTGCTGGCGGCCGCCGGCTTCGCGCGCCAACCTGATGGACATTACGGTCATCGTCAGTTTCAACCGCGAAGGCGCTATTCTCGGTCAACCCAGGATTACCTATGAATCCCCAAGTGCCGGAGATGACGATCGGCTTGTGTACCGAATTGCCGTCATGGAAACATTGCAACGCTGTTCGCCGTTGCCATTTACCGAAGGACTGGGCGGTGCGGTCGCCGGCCGGCCTTTCGCGGTCACTTTCAGATCCCGCAAACGTCCACCCAAACCTGAAGAGAAAAGAGCATGGCTGATACAGAAAATACTTTGA
- a CDS encoding aspartate-semialdehyde dehydrogenase, whose protein sequence is MQTEDRPVSYEPVVAIVGVTGAVGAEFIATMDRRAFPVRRLKALASARSAGKTIDFRGKKVVIEELTERSFEGVDIALFSAGGGISRKFAPAAVKAGAVVVDNSSAFRMDPNVPLVIPEINAGRIRDHKGIIANPNCSAITALVPLWPIHKANRIKRVILSTYQAASGAGAAAMEELVESTRAYLDGRPFAPKVIPLPYAFNVFSHNTAIDPETGYNDEETKVIKETRKIFEDEQIAIGVTCVRVPVLRAHCEAITFECEKPITEHEVRAILANAPGVRIVDDRAKNYFPMPIDASGQDDVLVGRIRNDLSDASGHSISMFVSADQLLKGAALNAIQIAELLPQPAMA, encoded by the coding sequence ATGCAAACAGAGGACAGACCCGTGAGCTACGAACCCGTTGTTGCCATCGTCGGCGTGACCGGCGCAGTCGGCGCCGAATTCATCGCCACCATGGACCGGCGCGCCTTCCCGGTCCGCAGGCTCAAGGCGCTCGCCAGCGCCCGCTCGGCCGGCAAGACCATCGATTTCCGCGGCAAGAAGGTCGTCATCGAAGAGCTCACCGAACGGTCGTTCGAGGGCGTCGACATCGCGCTGTTCTCGGCCGGCGGCGGCATTTCGCGCAAGTTCGCGCCTGCAGCGGTAAAGGCGGGCGCGGTGGTGGTCGATAATTCCTCGGCGTTCCGGATGGACCCGAACGTGCCGCTGGTGATCCCGGAGATCAACGCCGGCCGCATCCGCGACCACAAGGGCATCATCGCCAATCCGAACTGCTCGGCGATCACGGCGCTGGTGCCGCTGTGGCCGATCCACAAGGCCAACCGCATCAAGCGGGTGATCCTGTCGACCTATCAGGCGGCGAGTGGCGCCGGCGCGGCGGCTATGGAAGAGCTGGTGGAATCGACCCGCGCCTATCTCGACGGCCGGCCGTTCGCGCCCAAGGTGATCCCGCTGCCCTACGCCTTCAACGTCTTCAGCCACAATACCGCGATCGATCCCGAGACCGGCTACAACGACGAAGAGACGAAGGTCATCAAGGAAACGCGAAAGATTTTTGAGGATGAGCAGATCGCGATCGGCGTCACCTGCGTCCGCGTGCCGGTGCTGCGCGCCCATTGCGAGGCGATCACCTTCGAATGCGAGAAGCCGATCACAGAGCACGAGGTGCGCGCCATCCTGGCCAACGCGCCGGGCGTCAGGATCGTCGACGACCGCGCCAAAAACTACTTCCCGATGCCGATTGACGCATCAGGACAGGATGACGTTTTGGTCGGCCGCATCCGCAACGATCTCAGCGACGCCTCAGGCCACTCGATTTCGATGTTCGTGTCGGCCGATCAGCTCCTGAAAGGCGCGGCGCTGAACGCGATCCAGATCGCGGAGCTGTTGCCGCAGCCGGCGATGGCGTAG
- a CDS encoding general stress protein, whose amino-acid sequence MTVTISRLYDNHSDAQQAVQRLESAGVPHSDISIVANNSDSWFNTDKNVDRDRDGVDDRAEGAGKGAGIGAGVGGAAGLLAGLGLLAIPGLGPVVAAGWLAATAVGAAAGAATGGIVGALTEAGVSDEDAHSYAEGVRRGGTLVSARVADAERTRLDAILNESAVNLRDRSAAWQKTGWKSFDPASQPYGADEVRKERQIYGGAPR is encoded by the coding sequence ATGACCGTTACAATCTCTCGTCTTTACGATAACCACAGCGATGCCCAGCAAGCCGTTCAGCGTCTGGAATCGGCGGGCGTTCCGCATTCGGACATCAGCATCGTCGCCAATAATTCGGACAGCTGGTTCAATACCGACAAGAACGTTGATCGCGATCGCGATGGCGTCGACGATCGCGCCGAAGGTGCCGGCAAGGGCGCTGGCATTGGTGCGGGCGTAGGCGGCGCAGCGGGCCTGCTTGCCGGACTCGGCTTGCTGGCGATCCCGGGCCTCGGCCCCGTCGTCGCCGCTGGTTGGCTGGCAGCTACCGCGGTCGGCGCGGCTGCAGGCGCGGCGACCGGCGGAATCGTCGGTGCGCTGACGGAAGCGGGCGTCTCCGACGAGGACGCTCACTCCTATGCCGAGGGCGTCCGTCGTGGAGGCACGCTGGTGTCCGCACGCGTGGCCGATGCGGAAAGGACCCGACTCGACGCGATATTGAACGAGTCTGCCGTCAACCTGCGCGACCGGAGTGCCGCCTGGCAGAAGACCGGTTGGAAATCGTTCGATCCCGCCAGTCAGCCCTATGGCGCGGATGAGGTTCGCAAGGAGCGTCAAATCTACGGCGGCGCACCGCGCTAA
- a CDS encoding PQQ-dependent sugar dehydrogenase: MKMSAVFARIVALIGAAALLWRRVQGSAPAPAWGHAPAIPEAKPQGAIPTLKMPTAQGWSDGQKPTVATGLKVNAFARDLDHPRWIYVLPNGDVLIAESTQIAGPPRSVFHYAMQATMRRAAALGVSANRITVLRDRDGDGVAEGRGAFMEGLSQPFGMALVGDTFYVGNTDGVVAFPYVAGADRITAEGRKLVAFKPNGHWTRSLLPSADGKKLYAGVGSLSNIAEMGMEVEEGRAAIYELDLAAGTSRIFAGGLRNAVGMAWEPRTGVLWTVVNERDGLGDETPPDYLTSVRDGGFYGWPYCYWGQTVDDRVPQDAAMVAKAIQPDYALGGHTASLGLCWMPAGTLPGFPDGMVIGQHGSWNRSKLSGYAVVFVPFENGRPSGPPRDILTGFLATDEKVSYGRPVGVTLGPDRSLLVADDVGNVIWRVTGA; this comes from the coding sequence ATGAAAATGTCGGCTGTTTTTGCGCGGATCGTCGCGCTGATCGGCGCCGCTGCGCTGCTGTGGCGCCGCGTTCAGGGCTCCGCGCCTGCGCCGGCCTGGGGCCATGCGCCGGCGATACCGGAGGCGAAGCCGCAAGGCGCCATCCCGACGCTGAAAATGCCGACGGCGCAGGGCTGGAGCGACGGGCAAAAGCCGACCGTTGCAACCGGGCTCAAGGTCAACGCCTTTGCAAGAGACCTCGACCATCCGCGCTGGATCTACGTCTTGCCAAATGGCGACGTGCTGATCGCGGAATCGACGCAGATCGCCGGGCCGCCACGCAGCGTGTTCCACTATGCGATGCAGGCGACGATGCGGCGGGCTGCCGCGCTCGGCGTCAGCGCCAATCGCATCACGGTGTTGCGGGACCGCGACGGTGACGGCGTGGCGGAGGGCCGCGGCGCTTTCATGGAAGGGCTGAGCCAGCCGTTCGGCATGGCGTTGGTCGGCGACACCTTCTATGTCGGCAACACGGACGGCGTGGTCGCCTTTCCGTACGTCGCTGGCGCGGACCGCATCACCGCCGAGGGACGAAAGCTCGTCGCGTTCAAGCCCAATGGCCACTGGACGCGCAGCCTGCTGCCGAGCGCGGACGGCAAAAAACTCTATGCCGGCGTTGGCTCGCTCAGCAACATCGCCGAGATGGGCATGGAGGTGGAGGAAGGCCGCGCTGCGATCTATGAGCTCGATCTGGCTGCGGGCACGAGCCGCATCTTCGCAGGCGGGCTCCGTAACGCCGTGGGAATGGCATGGGAGCCCAGGACCGGCGTGCTCTGGACCGTCGTCAACGAGCGCGACGGCCTCGGCGACGAGACGCCGCCGGACTATCTGACCTCGGTGCGCGACGGCGGCTTCTACGGCTGGCCCTATTGCTACTGGGGACAGACGGTAGACGACCGCGTGCCGCAGGATGCGGCCATGGTCGCGAAAGCGATCCAGCCGGACTACGCGCTCGGCGGGCATACCGCTTCGCTCGGCCTGTGCTGGATGCCGGCAGGTACGCTTCCCGGTTTTCCCGACGGCATGGTGATCGGCCAGCACGGCTCCTGGAATCGCAGCAAATTGAGCGGCTACGCCGTCGTGTTCGTGCCGTTCGAGAACGGCCGTCCCTCGGGTCCGCCGCGGGATATTTTGACGGGCTTCCTGGCAACCGACGAGAAGGTTTCCTACGGACGGCCGGTCGGCGTTACGCTCGGCCCCGACCGCTCGTTGCTGGTGGCGGATGATGTCGGCAACGTCATTTGGCGCGTGACGGGGGCGTAA
- the coaD gene encoding pantetheine-phosphate adenylyltransferase, with the protein MPRIALYPGSFDPVTNGHLDVVRNAVRLCDRLIVAIGVHPGKKPLFSTEERLEMVRAVFAPVAAKAGCDFDCTTYDNLTVTAAQKAGATIMIRGLRDGTDLDYEMQIAGMNETMAPEVHTVFLPASVTVRPITATLVRQIAAMGGDVSAFVPPSVAASLKTKFAS; encoded by the coding sequence ATGCCCCGTATCGCGCTCTATCCCGGTTCATTCGATCCCGTCACCAACGGCCATCTGGACGTCGTCCGGAACGCCGTCCGCCTGTGCGACCGCCTGATCGTGGCCATCGGCGTCCATCCCGGCAAAAAGCCGCTGTTTTCGACCGAGGAGCGGCTGGAGATGGTCCGGGCGGTATTCGCGCCCGTCGCCGCCAAGGCCGGCTGCGACTTCGACTGCACGACCTATGACAATCTGACGGTGACCGCCGCCCAGAAGGCCGGCGCGACCATCATGATCCGGGGCCTGCGCGACGGCACCGATCTTGACTACGAGATGCAGATCGCCGGCATGAACGAGACCATGGCGCCGGAGGTGCACACGGTATTCCTGCCGGCCTCGGTTACCGTCCGCCCGATCACCGCCACACTGGTGCGCCAAATCGCGGCGATGGGCGGCGACGTCTCGGCCTTCGTGCCGCCATCGGTCGCAGCCAGCCTGAAGACCAAGTTCGCGAGCTAA
- the queA gene encoding tRNA preQ1(34) S-adenosylmethionine ribosyltransferase-isomerase QueA: protein MRTDLFDFELPATSIALRPASPRDSARMLVVQPDGVLRDRRVADLPQWLQPGDQLVVNDTKVIAAQLKGRRIGRETEPKIEATLIKRLDGSRWQALVKPAKKLAPGDIVRFGNEGKVCLLGHLDAEVEAKGEEGEITLSFSLHGPALDQAIADLGTPPLPPYIASKRTPDDRDAADYQTMFAANEGAVAAPTAGLHFTPALEATLRGRGVELHRLTLHVGAGTFLPVKVEETSEHRMHAEWGSISAKTAASLNAARAKGGRIVAVGTTSLRLLESAAAEDGTIQPFAGETSIFITPGYRFRAVDILLTNFHLPRSTLFMLVSAFSGLAAMKQAYAHAIAAGYRFYSYGDACLLFRESR, encoded by the coding sequence ATGCGCACCGATCTCTTCGACTTCGAACTCCCCGCCACGAGCATCGCGCTGCGCCCCGCCAGCCCGCGCGATTCTGCGCGGATGTTGGTGGTGCAGCCCGACGGCGTGTTGCGTGACCGCCGCGTCGCCGATCTGCCGCAATGGTTGCAGCCGGGCGATCAGCTTGTCGTCAACGACACAAAGGTGATAGCAGCCCAGCTCAAGGGACGCCGCATCGGGCGTGAGACCGAGCCGAAGATCGAGGCGACGCTGATCAAGCGGCTCGACGGTTCGCGCTGGCAGGCGCTGGTGAAGCCTGCGAAAAAGCTTGCGCCCGGCGACATCGTTCGTTTCGGCAATGAGGGCAAGGTCTGCCTGCTCGGCCATCTCGATGCAGAAGTCGAGGCCAAGGGCGAGGAGGGGGAGATCACGCTGTCGTTCTCGTTGCACGGGCCGGCGCTCGACCAAGCCATCGCCGATCTCGGCACGCCGCCGCTGCCGCCCTACATCGCGTCGAAGCGCACGCCTGACGATCGCGACGCGGCCGACTACCAGACGATGTTCGCGGCGAACGAGGGCGCCGTCGCGGCGCCGACGGCGGGACTGCACTTCACGCCTGCGCTCGAAGCGACGCTACGCGGTCGTGGCGTCGAGCTGCATCGCCTGACCTTGCATGTCGGGGCAGGAACCTTCCTGCCGGTCAAAGTGGAAGAAACCTCCGAGCACCGGATGCATGCCGAATGGGGTTCCATCTCGGCCAAAACGGCGGCGTCCCTGAACGCCGCGCGCGCCAAGGGCGGACGCATCGTTGCGGTCGGCACCACGTCGCTGCGACTTCTGGAAAGCGCTGCCGCCGAAGACGGGACCATTCAGCCGTTCGCCGGCGAGACTTCGATCTTCATCACGCCGGGCTATCGCTTCCGCGCGGTCGATATTCTGTTGACCAATTTCCATCTGCCGCGCTCGACGCTGTTCATGCTGGTGTCGGCGTTCTCCGGGCTCGCCGCGATGAAGCAGGCCTATGCGCACGCGATCGCTGCAGGCTACCGGTTCTATTCCTACGGCGACGCCTGCCTGCTGTTTCGCGAGTCGCGCTGA
- a CDS encoding peptidylprolyl isomerase, with protein MIRILAVLAALFFVSPAIAQPLPANIDKANAIVIETTKGRIVVKLRNDIAPQHAERIKLLAREGYYNNVPFHRVIEGFMAQTGDGKNFNGTGGSKYPNLAAEFSNVPFKRGIVGMARAASNDSANSQFFIMFAEGASLNGKYTVIGEVVAGMDVVDKIKRGEPVVDPDKMVKVQVASDVK; from the coding sequence ATGATCCGCATTCTCGCCGTCCTCGCCGCGCTGTTTTTCGTCAGCCCCGCGATCGCCCAGCCGCTGCCCGCCAATATCGACAAGGCCAATGCGATCGTGATCGAGACCACCAAGGGCCGCATCGTGGTCAAGCTGCGCAACGACATCGCGCCGCAGCATGCCGAGCGCATCAAGCTGCTTGCGCGCGAGGGTTATTACAACAACGTGCCGTTCCATCGCGTGATCGAGGGCTTCATGGCCCAGACCGGCGACGGCAAGAATTTCAACGGCACCGGCGGTTCGAAATATCCGAATCTCGCGGCCGAATTCTCCAACGTGCCGTTCAAGCGCGGCATCGTCGGCATGGCGCGCGCCGCCAGCAACGATTCCGCCAACTCGCAATTCTTCATCATGTTCGCCGAAGGCGCCTCGCTGAACGGCAAGTACACCGTGATCGGCGAAGTGGTGGCGGGCATGGATGTGGTCGACAAGATCAAGCGCGGCGAACCCGTCGTCGATCCCGACAAGATGGTGAAGGTGCAGGTCGCATCCGACGTCAAGTGA
- a CDS encoding peptidylprolyl isomerase: MADTENTLILETTQGPVTIEMRPDLAPGHVARIKELVREGFYDGIVFHRVIEGFMAQTGCPQGTGTGGSGQKLKAEFNKEPHVRGTTSMARAASPDSGDSQFFICFDDASFLNGQYTVWGKVTSGMENVDKIKRGEPVQNPDKIVKAHMAVDAA; the protein is encoded by the coding sequence ATGGCTGATACAGAAAATACTTTGATTCTTGAAACCACGCAGGGCCCCGTCACCATCGAAATGCGCCCCGACCTGGCGCCCGGCCATGTCGCCCGCATCAAGGAACTGGTGCGCGAAGGCTTCTACGACGGCATCGTGTTCCACCGCGTGATCGAAGGCTTCATGGCGCAGACCGGCTGCCCGCAGGGCACCGGAACCGGCGGCTCGGGCCAGAAGCTGAAGGCCGAATTCAACAAGGAACCGCATGTCCGCGGCACCACCTCGATGGCCCGCGCCGCGAGCCCGGATTCCGGCGACAGCCAGTTCTTCATCTGCTTCGACGACGCCTCGTTCCTCAACGGCCAGTACACGGTCTGGGGCAAGGTGACGTCGGGCATGGAGAACGTCGACAAGATCAAGCGTGGCGAGCCGGTGCAGAACCCCGACAAGATCGTCAAGGCGCACATGGCCGTCGACGCGGCTTAA
- a CDS encoding thiamine pyrophosphate-binding protein — protein MRGRRVLMESFVSHGVRHIFGNPGTTETPLLDSLPAFPQLEYIMALHEGVAVSAASFYAQASGRVTVANLHVAPGLGNGIGSLYGALKANSPVVVTAGQQDTRMRLRNPVLGHDLVAMAAPVTKWSVQIERADEIAPIMRRAFKVATDGPPGPVFVALPIDVLEQETAVDASAPDNLWRSTRPDPAGVEALATLLLKSKKPAIIAGDDVARSGGEQALVALVETIGATVWFEGLRHHAPFPTSHPSYRQSLPADARQVRKALGDTDLVLLIGGPFFEDIWFAPGGHMADGVPLLQIEASAERLALNNRLDAGIVGDIAVSLRSLTEALHAKAGADFRQAAQSRNAALAELQASEKEAYRARVEKSWNRQPSSMPRVTAELRRGLPDNVVIVDESITASLDLARAFDYRGFGDYFGGRGGGIGQGLAGAIGVKVAMPDRPVVAVSGDGSAMYAIQSLWTAAHHKLAIVFVVLANHEYRILKHNVDVWRQNFEAGTQHPYQNMDITGPVLDFVHLAAGMGVEAVRVEKAEDIAGAVAKAVAAGRPYLVEIAIEGKR, from the coding sequence ATGCGCGGACGTCGTGTGCTGATGGAATCGTTCGTGTCGCACGGCGTGCGTCATATCTTCGGCAATCCCGGAACGACGGAAACCCCGCTGCTCGACAGCCTGCCGGCATTTCCGCAACTCGAATACATCATGGCGCTGCATGAAGGCGTCGCGGTCAGTGCTGCCAGCTTCTATGCGCAGGCCTCGGGCCGCGTCACCGTCGCCAATCTGCACGTTGCCCCCGGCCTCGGCAATGGCATCGGTTCGCTCTACGGCGCGCTGAAAGCCAATTCGCCCGTTGTCGTCACCGCCGGTCAGCAGGACACGCGGATGCGGCTCAGGAATCCGGTTCTCGGCCACGACCTCGTGGCGATGGCGGCCCCCGTGACCAAGTGGAGCGTGCAGATCGAGCGCGCCGACGAGATTGCCCCGATCATGCGTCGCGCGTTCAAGGTCGCGACCGACGGCCCTCCGGGTCCGGTGTTCGTCGCACTGCCGATCGACGTTCTGGAACAGGAGACCGCCGTCGATGCTTCGGCGCCGGACAATCTGTGGCGATCGACCCGACCCGACCCGGCTGGCGTGGAAGCGCTGGCCACGCTGCTTCTCAAGTCGAAGAAGCCGGCCATCATCGCCGGCGACGACGTGGCGAGATCGGGCGGCGAACAGGCGCTGGTGGCCCTGGTGGAAACGATTGGGGCCACCGTGTGGTTCGAAGGGCTGCGGCATCACGCGCCCTTCCCGACCAGCCATCCGAGCTACCGCCAGTCGCTCCCCGCCGACGCCCGGCAGGTCCGCAAGGCGCTCGGCGATACCGATCTTGTGCTGCTGATCGGCGGCCCCTTCTTTGAGGACATCTGGTTTGCGCCTGGCGGCCACATGGCCGACGGCGTACCCTTGCTGCAGATCGAAGCGTCCGCCGAACGTCTCGCGCTCAACAACCGGCTCGATGCCGGCATCGTCGGCGACATCGCCGTCAGCCTCCGTTCCTTGACGGAAGCCCTGCACGCAAAAGCGGGCGCGGACTTCAGGCAAGCCGCACAAAGCCGCAATGCCGCGTTGGCCGAATTGCAGGCGAGCGAAAAAGAAGCCTATCGTGCACGCGTCGAAAAAAGCTGGAACCGCCAGCCGAGCTCGATGCCGCGCGTCACCGCGGAGCTTCGCCGCGGGCTGCCGGACAATGTCGTCATCGTCGATGAAAGCATCACGGCCAGCCTCGACCTCGCCCGCGCCTTCGACTATCGCGGCTTCGGCGATTATTTCGGCGGTCGCGGTGGCGGCATCGGCCAGGGCCTTGCCGGCGCGATCGGCGTCAAGGTGGCCATGCCGGACCGGCCCGTGGTCGCCGTCTCCGGCGACGGCTCGGCGATGTATGCGATCCAGTCGCTGTGGACGGCTGCGCACCACAAACTCGCGATCGTGTTCGTGGTGCTTGCCAACCACGAATATCGCATCCTCAAACACAATGTGGATGTCTGGCGCCAGAATTTCGAAGCCGGCACCCAGCATCCCTATCAGAACATGGATATCACCGGTCCCGTGCTCGACTTCGTGCACCTCGCAGCCGGCATGGGCGTCGAGGCCGTCAGGGTCGAGAAGGCCGAAGACATTGCCGGCGCGGTTGCAAAGGCGGTTGCGGCAGGTCGGCCGTATCTCGTCGAAATTGCCATCGAGGGCAAACGCTAG
- a CDS encoding PepSY domain-containing protein: MLAIVLVAIILPAPVSANASQTGEPASLRNEAEESAASDRQAVNRELELFRGSAISLSQAMAIAEARHAGAIAADVSFDGTPDSPVYRVKTLHHDRIWQHTIDATTGKIVGGEAALPLKELDAGDRSNLVALKTIRHRLADAVRLAEQAAAGKAISGGLIRERSRLSFAIVVMSGSDLKEVILEPPGVARRR, translated from the coding sequence TTGCTCGCAATCGTCCTGGTGGCGATCATCCTGCCTGCCCCCGTCTCTGCCAACGCGTCGCAGACCGGCGAGCCAGCCTCGCTCCGCAATGAGGCCGAGGAGAGCGCGGCATCCGACCGGCAGGCGGTCAACCGCGAGCTTGAGCTCTTCCGTGGCTCGGCGATCTCGCTCAGCCAGGCGATGGCGATCGCCGAGGCCAGGCATGCCGGCGCAATCGCCGCCGATGTCAGCTTCGACGGCACGCCGGATTCACCGGTCTACCGGGTAAAGACCCTTCACCACGACCGCATCTGGCAACACACCATCGACGCTACGACTGGCAAGATCGTCGGTGGCGAAGCCGCCCTGCCCCTGAAGGAACTCGATGCCGGGGACCGCAGCAACCTCGTTGCTCTCAAGACGATCCGGCACCGCTTGGCGGATGCCGTCCGCCTGGCCGAGCAGGCGGCGGCCGGCAAGGCCATCAGCGGCGGCCTGATCCGCGAACGCAGCCGGCTGAGCTTCGCGATCGTCGTCATGAGCGGCAGTGACCTCAAGGAAGTGATCCTCGAGCCTCCGGGCGTCGCAAGGCGGCGATGA
- a CDS encoding CopG family transcriptional regulator — protein MQGNVRELRPKPPESEKITINLGYVDLGHVDLMVQEGFYSNRTDFIRTAIRNQLERHADVVKQSTARKSLDLGLRTYSREDLEAVQRTGEMLHINVLGLASISQDVTPELARATIASVSVLGALHASPAVKAALADRTR, from the coding sequence ATGCAAGGTAACGTCAGGGAACTTCGGCCCAAACCGCCCGAAAGCGAAAAAATCACCATTAATCTTGGCTATGTCGATCTGGGTCACGTCGATCTCATGGTCCAGGAGGGTTTCTACTCGAACCGGACCGATTTCATCCGGACGGCGATCCGTAATCAGCTCGAACGTCACGCCGACGTCGTCAAGCAGTCGACCGCACGCAAAAGTCTGGACCTCGGATTGCGAACCTATAGCCGCGAGGATCTTGAAGCAGTGCAGCGCACCGGCGAGATGCTCCACATCAATGTGCTGGGCCTTGCCAGCATTTCCCAGGACGTCACGCCCGAGCTTGCACGGGCCACCATCGCCTCCGTCTCGGTGCTGGGCGCTTTGCATGCCAGTCCGGCGGTCAAGGCCGCGCTCGCCGACAGGACGAGGTGA
- a CDS encoding YciE/YciF ferroxidase family protein has product MAKMKKLEDLFHDTLKDVYFAEKKILVSLPKMAKAAQHSALKAAFEKHHGETEGQIERLEQVFAEIDKKPQGKTCDAIVGIAKEGQEIMDEYKGMPAHDAGLLAAAQAVEHYEMTRYGTLRTWAEELGYTKAAKLLQQTLDEERATDAALTKLAKAVINLDAEKEQAA; this is encoded by the coding sequence ATGGCCAAGATGAAGAAGCTCGAAGACCTGTTTCACGATACGCTCAAGGACGTCTATTTCGCCGAGAAGAAGATCCTCGTGAGCCTGCCGAAAATGGCGAAGGCTGCGCAGCACTCCGCACTGAAGGCCGCCTTCGAGAAACACCATGGCGAGACCGAAGGCCAGATCGAGCGTCTGGAGCAGGTGTTCGCGGAAATCGACAAGAAGCCTCAGGGCAAGACCTGCGACGCCATCGTCGGCATTGCCAAGGAAGGCCAGGAGATCATGGATGAGTACAAGGGCATGCCGGCCCACGACGCAGGTCTGCTCGCCGCGGCGCAGGCGGTCGAACACTACGAAATGACCCGTTACGGCACGCTTCGTACCTGGGCGGAAGAGCTCGGTTACACCAAGGCCGCCAAGTTGCTCCAGCAGACCCTCGACGAAGAACGCGCGACCGACGCGGCCCTCACCAAACTTGCGAAGGCCGTCATCAATCTGGACGCGGAAAAGGAACAAGCGGCTTAA